A single region of the Streptomyces virginiae genome encodes:
- a CDS encoding beta-ketoacyl synthase N-terminal-like domain-containing protein, with protein sequence MPEVERRGPRPSDAAIVGMGAVFPGAADLAAYRRNLLAGTDCVGEVPPGRWDPEVYYDPRGAAGPVVGDRFYCRRGGFVDGLAAFDPTRFGIMPAAVEGAEPDQMLALHATAEAIADAGGEARLPADRSRIGVVLGRGGFMGVATARLDQRVRTAHQLAQTLRELAPELGERRIAEVRSAFQEALGPERPDASIGLVPSFTAARTANRLDFRGPAYTLDAACASSLLAVDQAVGLLAAGRCDAVVAGAVHHCHIATLWSVFTQLRALSPSERIRPFDRRADGTLLSEGTGVVLLKRLADAERDGDRVYAVIRGTGVAGDGRAASLMSPLVAGQVQALERAWREAGLDPRAPGALGLLEAHGTGTPIGDAAELDTLAQVFGPPGPGSGPGIGFGSVKSMLGHTMQASGMAGLIKAALAVYEGVLPPTLHLEEPHPDLARTRMRPVHAAEPWERGPQPRRAGVDAFGFGGINAHVVLEEAPTASRPAPAPAPVRGSGRAAPVRRFLPLGAGAAPVGPAAGGDVLLIGADTPERLSARLASAAPVSGGDGPCRVAVVGPTPQRLALAAKVVARGRPWRGRGDVWFAPEPLGGRVAFLFPGLEPEFAPVVDDVAERFGLAAPRLTRGGSLMERALDAIGTGRFFARVLPELGIEADVLAGHSLGEWAAMVAAGMYPQEAADAFLDSLRPGDLRVPDLVYAALGCGAARARAALHDLDRVVVSHDNCPHQSVICGEPEHVGIAVARLRGDGVLGQELPFRSGFHTPMWEPYLGQVRAAFGRLPLRPAELPVWSATTCAPFPSAPRDVRDLVVRHLLEPVRFRELTQRLYEDEGVRGFVTLGPGSLPGFVEDTLRERPHLSVSTSSPRLPGLAALRRTCAALWAEGHAPRWDRLAEVAPVSTPVPAPVPTRVPAPVPAPVRSAGRAMPLDLGSPLVRLGEPARAALVGLLAPAPTAVPPPAAPAGDRPVLLSALDAVLADAGSAARAVTEAWSTGVPEPAAAAAPAPAPAPAPGRQTLRLSLATLPYVRDHCVYLQPDGWPEDSDRFPVIPMTTMLELAAEAARRHAPPGLVVLGHEEVRALRWLAVEPAVDVEVTVRGDGPGRMRVTLGDHASVVVLLGEGYGEPPAPDGTPLREPGPAPVSAAALYRDRWMFHGPRFAGVHEVRSVGSDGIHGVLRALPDPGALLDAAGQLFGHWMQLRLPVDRLVFPATVDRIRFYGPPPAARELVTATARIRAVQDVTVRGDIELRGAGGEVWARIEGWTYRRFGADERVWPMKFTPEVCGIGEPRPEGWCLARRRWNDPASQELVMRRYLGAAERAAYEGLSPRARAPWLLGRIAAKDALRQLLWDGGAGPVFPAEVPIGNDPAGRPLAASPSTAGFRLSIAHKDRIAVALADPARPVGIDVEQVTADPDALIRIALGPAELRLAEGLAARGGTGLAAALTALWCAKEAAAKAAGSGLGGRPRDWRVAGDPDSGALIVTSPEGDPYPIRTTALTTELTTGLTTGLTTGLTAPRTAPLASPVTASPGSPPADTVPDHVVAWTDHLAAPSPVPVPLPLTEARHGN encoded by the coding sequence ATGCCTGAGGTGGAGCGGCGCGGCCCCCGCCCGAGCGATGCGGCGATCGTCGGGATGGGCGCGGTGTTCCCGGGGGCCGCCGACCTGGCCGCGTACCGGCGCAATCTGCTCGCCGGTACGGACTGCGTCGGCGAGGTCCCGCCGGGGCGTTGGGACCCCGAGGTGTACTACGACCCGCGGGGCGCCGCCGGACCGGTGGTGGGCGACCGGTTCTACTGCCGGCGTGGCGGCTTCGTGGACGGTCTCGCCGCCTTCGACCCGACCCGGTTCGGGATCATGCCGGCCGCCGTGGAGGGGGCCGAGCCGGACCAGATGCTGGCCCTGCACGCGACGGCCGAGGCGATCGCCGACGCGGGCGGCGAGGCCCGGCTGCCCGCCGACCGGTCGCGGATCGGGGTGGTGCTGGGGCGCGGCGGGTTCATGGGGGTGGCCACCGCGCGGCTCGACCAACGGGTGCGTACGGCGCATCAGTTGGCGCAGACCTTGCGGGAGCTGGCGCCGGAGCTGGGTGAGCGGCGGATCGCGGAGGTGCGCTCCGCGTTCCAGGAGGCGCTGGGGCCCGAGCGGCCGGACGCGTCGATCGGGCTGGTGCCGAGCTTCACCGCCGCCCGGACCGCGAACCGGCTGGACTTCCGGGGGCCCGCCTACACCCTGGACGCGGCCTGCGCCTCCTCCCTGCTGGCCGTGGACCAGGCGGTGGGGCTGCTGGCCGCCGGCCGCTGCGACGCGGTGGTCGCGGGGGCGGTCCACCACTGCCACATCGCGACGCTGTGGAGCGTGTTCACGCAGCTGCGGGCGCTCAGCCCGAGCGAGCGGATCCGGCCCTTCGACCGCCGAGCCGACGGGACCCTGCTGTCCGAGGGCACCGGGGTGGTGCTGCTGAAGCGGCTGGCGGACGCCGAGCGCGACGGGGACCGCGTGTACGCGGTGATCCGTGGGACGGGTGTGGCCGGGGACGGCCGGGCGGCGAGCCTGATGAGCCCGCTGGTGGCGGGCCAGGTGCAGGCTCTGGAGCGGGCCTGGCGGGAGGCGGGCCTGGATCCGCGGGCGCCGGGCGCGCTGGGACTGCTGGAGGCCCACGGCACGGGCACCCCGATCGGGGACGCCGCCGAACTGGACACCCTGGCCCAGGTGTTCGGCCCGCCGGGGCCGGGGAGCGGACCCGGCATCGGCTTCGGCTCGGTGAAGTCGATGCTCGGGCACACCATGCAGGCCTCGGGCATGGCCGGACTGATCAAGGCGGCCCTGGCCGTGTACGAGGGGGTGCTGCCGCCGACGCTGCACCTGGAGGAGCCGCACCCGGACCTGGCCCGGACCCGGATGCGGCCGGTGCACGCGGCCGAGCCGTGGGAGCGCGGTCCGCAGCCGCGCCGGGCCGGGGTCGACGCGTTCGGCTTCGGCGGGATCAACGCCCATGTGGTGCTGGAGGAGGCACCGACGGCCTCGCGCCCGGCCCCCGCCCCGGCCCCGGTCCGCGGCTCCGGCCGGGCAGCCCCCGTACGTCGTTTCCTGCCGCTGGGAGCCGGGGCCGCGCCGGTCGGTCCGGCCGCGGGGGGCGACGTACTCCTGATCGGTGCGGACACCCCCGAGCGGCTCTCGGCCCGGCTGGCGTCCGCCGCCCCTGTGTCCGGCGGCGACGGGCCCTGCCGGGTCGCGGTGGTCGGGCCCACGCCCCAGCGGCTCGCGCTGGCCGCCAAGGTGGTGGCGCGTGGCCGGCCGTGGCGGGGGCGCGGGGACGTGTGGTTCGCCCCGGAGCCGCTGGGCGGCCGGGTGGCGTTCCTGTTCCCCGGTCTGGAGCCGGAGTTCGCCCCGGTGGTGGACGATGTCGCGGAGCGGTTCGGGCTCGCGGCGCCCCGGCTGACCCGGGGCGGGTCCCTCATGGAGCGGGCCCTCGACGCGATCGGGACCGGCCGGTTCTTCGCCCGCGTCCTGCCCGAACTGGGCATCGAGGCCGATGTGCTGGCGGGCCACAGCCTGGGTGAGTGGGCGGCGATGGTGGCCGCCGGCATGTACCCGCAGGAGGCGGCCGACGCCTTCCTCGACTCGCTGCGGCCGGGCGATCTCCGGGTCCCCGATCTCGTGTACGCGGCGCTGGGCTGCGGCGCGGCGCGGGCGCGGGCCGCACTGCACGACCTGGACCGGGTGGTGGTCAGCCATGACAACTGCCCGCACCAGTCGGTGATCTGCGGAGAACCGGAGCACGTGGGCATCGCCGTCGCGCGGTTGCGCGGTGACGGGGTGCTCGGCCAGGAGCTGCCGTTCCGTTCGGGTTTCCACACCCCGATGTGGGAGCCGTACCTCGGGCAGGTCCGGGCCGCCTTCGGCCGGCTGCCGCTGCGGCCGGCCGAGCTCCCGGTGTGGTCGGCGACCACGTGTGCGCCGTTCCCGTCCGCACCGCGGGACGTGCGGGACCTGGTCGTACGGCATCTGCTGGAGCCGGTCCGCTTCCGCGAGCTGACCCAGCGGCTGTACGAGGACGAGGGCGTGCGCGGCTTCGTCACCCTGGGCCCGGGCAGCCTGCCGGGCTTCGTCGAGGACACCCTGCGGGAGCGCCCGCACCTCTCGGTCTCGACCTCCTCCCCGCGCCTGCCCGGCCTGGCGGCGCTGCGCCGTACCTGCGCCGCGCTCTGGGCCGAGGGACACGCGCCCCGATGGGACCGGCTGGCCGAGGTGGCACCCGTATCGACACCCGTACCGGCGCCCGTACCCACCCGCGTACCGGCACCGGTACCGGCCCCGGTGCGCTCCGCCGGGCGTGCGATGCCGCTGGACCTCGGGTCCCCGCTGGTCCGGCTCGGCGAGCCGGCCCGGGCCGCGCTCGTCGGCCTCCTGGCACCGGCACCGACCGCCGTGCCACCGCCCGCCGCGCCCGCGGGCGACCGGCCGGTGCTGCTGTCGGCCCTGGACGCGGTGCTGGCCGACGCCGGCTCGGCCGCCCGGGCCGTCACCGAGGCCTGGTCGACAGGGGTCCCGGAACCGGCGGCGGCCGCCGCCCCGGCCCCGGCCCCCGCCCCCGCCCCGGGGCGGCAGACCCTGCGGTTGTCCCTCGCCACGCTCCCCTACGTACGGGACCACTGCGTGTACCTCCAGCCCGACGGCTGGCCGGAGGACTCCGACCGGTTCCCCGTCATACCCATGACCACCATGCTGGAGCTGGCCGCCGAGGCCGCCCGGCGGCACGCCCCACCCGGTCTCGTCGTCCTCGGCCACGAAGAGGTGCGGGCCCTGCGGTGGCTCGCGGTCGAACCGGCCGTCGACGTCGAGGTCACCGTCCGCGGTGACGGTCCCGGCCGGATGCGGGTCACCCTCGGCGACCACGCCTCGGTGGTCGTGCTGCTCGGCGAAGGCTACGGAGAGCCGCCCGCGCCCGACGGCACGCCCCTGCGCGAGCCCGGACCCGCCCCGGTCAGCGCCGCGGCCCTGTACCGGGACCGGTGGATGTTCCACGGCCCCCGCTTCGCCGGGGTCCACGAGGTGCGGTCCGTCGGCTCGGACGGCATCCACGGGGTGCTGCGGGCGCTGCCCGACCCGGGCGCGCTGCTCGACGCCGCCGGACAGCTCTTCGGGCACTGGATGCAACTGCGGCTGCCGGTCGACCGGCTGGTGTTCCCGGCCACCGTGGACCGCATCCGGTTCTACGGGCCGCCGCCCGCCGCCCGGGAGTTGGTGACGGCCACGGCCCGGATCCGCGCCGTCCAGGACGTCACCGTGCGCGGTGACATCGAGCTGCGCGGGGCGGGAGGCGAGGTGTGGGCCCGGATCGAGGGGTGGACGTACCGCCGGTTCGGCGCCGACGAGCGGGTCTGGCCGATGAAGTTCACCCCGGAGGTGTGCGGGATCGGCGAGCCCCGGCCCGAGGGCTGGTGCCTGGCCCGGCGCCGCTGGAACGATCCCGCCTCGCAGGAACTGGTGATGCGCCGCTACCTCGGCGCCGCCGAACGGGCGGCCTACGAGGGGCTGTCGCCGCGCGCCCGGGCGCCCTGGCTGCTGGGCCGGATCGCGGCCAAGGACGCGCTGCGTCAGCTGCTGTGGGACGGCGGGGCCGGACCGGTGTTCCCCGCGGAGGTACCGATCGGCAACGACCCGGCGGGCCGGCCGCTGGCCGCATCCCCGTCGACCGCGGGTTTCCGGCTGTCGATCGCCCACAAGGACCGGATCGCGGTCGCCCTCGCCGACCCGGCCCGGCCGGTCGGCATCGATGTCGAGCAGGTGACGGCGGACCCGGACGCGCTGATCCGGATCGCCCTCGGGCCGGCCGAACTCCGGCTGGCCGAGGGGCTGGCCGCCCGTGGCGGCACCGGCCTGGCCGCCGCGCTCACCGCCCTGTGGTGCGCCAAGGAGGCCGCGGCCAAGGCGGCCGGGAGCGGGCTGGGCGGCCGGCCGCGGGACTGGCGGGTGGCGGGGGACCCGGATTCCGGCGCGCTGATCGTGACCTCGCCCGAGGGGGACCCGTACCCGATCCGCACCACAGCGCTCACCACAGAGCTGACCACGGGGCTCACCACGGGGCTCACCACGGGGCTCACCGCACCGCGCACCGCGCCGCTCGCCTCACCCGTCACCGCATCGCCCGGCTCACCGCCCGCCGACACCGTGCCCGACCACGTCGTCGCCTGGACCGACCACCTCGCGGCGCCCTCGCCCGTACCCGTCCCCCTTCCCCTCACGGAGGCCCGTCATGGCAACTGA